The sequence below is a genomic window from Candidatus Brocadiia bacterium.
TGAGCTTGCCTCGGGCGTATTTTCCACCTTGATGTTGGCTGCCTTGGCCGCTGCGGCATCGATGTTGTCCATCCCCACGCCACCCCGAACCACCAGCTTCAGGTTCTTGCCGCTGTCAATCACGTCCTTGGTCACTTTGGTGGCCGAGCGAACAACTAAAACGTTATAATTGCCGATAATCTTTACCAGTTCCTCCGGCGCAATACCGAACTTGGCATCAACGCTCAGACCGGCGCTCTTCATCTTATCGATTGCCGCCATGTCAATCTTGTCGGTTACTAATACGTTCATATTTTTTTCCTCCTCTTAGATTCCTGTTAGTGGCGCTACAAGCGACACGTTACAGAATCTTAGATCCTACACTTATTTTATTGGTGCGATAAATCGCACTGCTACTTACATAAAATAAGTGCAGGATTATTTTACTTCCTCTATCAATTCATTAATCGGCCGGCGGTTGACCACGTTGGGCGTTTTGGCCGGATAGCCCACCGGGACCATAACCACAGGCCGGAGTGTTTCAGGCAGTTTCAATACTTTGGACGCTTCGGCTTCATCAAAGGCTCCGACCCAAACCGTTCCTAACCCCTCCTCAGTAGCAACAAGCATCAGGTTCTGGACGCTGGCCGCCACATCCTGAGGCGCATAGAGCGTCATACCTCGCTGTTCATAACGCGAGCTGGCTCGGGTCAGGTCGGCGCAACCAACCACGACCAACGGGGCCTGGCCAAGAAACTTCTGGTCATAAGCCGCCCTGACCAGTTCAGCCTTGACCTTGTCATCATACACGAAGAAAAACTTGCGGCTCTGGAGATTACCGGCGCTGGGCGCCCAGATAATCGCCTCAACCAGCTTGTCAATAACTGCTTGCGGAATGGTTGTGTCTTTGAATGACCTGATGCTTCGGCGCTTCTTAATTATTTCCAACACCTTGCTCATAACTCATTTATAAACCGGCGTCCCCTGGCTGTGCGTCATCTTCTGGTAAGCCGTCATTAGTTTCAGGAAATGCTTGCCCGGCTTGCCGTCGCCCACCGAACGTTCATCTATTTCTATAACCGGGATCAGTTCTGCTCCGGTACCGGTCAGGAAACATTCGTCTGACGTATAAATATCATGCACCGTAAACGGGGTCTCAATGGTTTCATAACCCATCTTGGCGGCGATTTCCATAACCGTGGCACGGGTAATGCCTTCAAGTATGCCTAAGTAGGCCGGCGGCGTATAGAGCTTGCCGTTCTTGAGGATAAAGATGTTGTCAGCCGTCGCCTCGGAAACATAGCCTTCATCATTAAGCATGATGGCCTCGTCCGCGCCGTATTTAAAGGTCTCTATCTTGGCCATGATATTATTGAGGTAGTTAAGCGATTTAACCTGTGAATTGACCGTGTCCGGCCGGTTGCGCCGGATAGACGAGGTCATCACTTTCAGGCCTTGCTTGTATTTCTCCGGCGGGTAAAGCGCTATCTTGTCGGCCATAATCAAAATGGTCGGAACCGGGCATTTCCTCGGGTCCAGCCCGAAATCACCCTTACCACGGCTGACCACCAGCCGGATATAGATATCCTTCAACCCGGAACGGTGGCAGGTTTCCACCACCAACTGGCGCATCTTTTCCTGAGGTATGGGTATCTTCAGCAATATTGATCTAGCTGAGAGGTATAACCTTTTGATGTGCTCTTCCAGCTTGAACACCCGCCCGTTATAAACCCTGATGCCTTCAAATATGCCGTCGCCGTAAAGGAACCCGTGATCGTAGACAGAAACAGTCGCCTGGTCACGGTCCGTATAAAATTTCCCGTTAAGATATATGCTGACTCCGGCCATAACTACCCCTCCGTATCTAATTACTTCACTAAATTGCTGGATATCACCAGACGCTGGATTTCAGAAGTGCCTTCGTATATCTCGGTTATCCGCGCATCGCGGTAGAACCGCTCCATCGGGTAATCCTTGGTGTATCCGTAACCGCCGTGTATCTG
It includes:
- a CDS encoding nitroreductase family protein, encoding MSKVLEIIKKRRSIRSFKDTTIPQAVIDKLVEAIIWAPSAGNLQSRKFFFVYDDKVKAELVRAAYDQKFLGQAPLVVVGCADLTRASSRYEQRGMTLYAPQDVAASVQNLMLVATEEGLGTVWVGAFDEAEASKVLKLPETLRPVVMVPVGYPAKTPNVVNRRPINELIEEVK
- the ilvE gene encoding branched-chain-amino-acid transaminase, with the translated sequence MAGVSIYLNGKFYTDRDQATVSVYDHGFLYGDGIFEGIRVYNGRVFKLEEHIKRLYLSARSILLKIPIPQEKMRQLVVETCHRSGLKDIYIRLVVSRGKGDFGLDPRKCPVPTILIMADKIALYPPEKYKQGLKVMTSSIRRNRPDTVNSQVKSLNYLNNIMAKIETFKYGADEAIMLNDEGYVSEATADNIFILKNGKLYTPPAYLGILEGITRATVMEIAAKMGYETIETPFTVHDIYTSDECFLTGTGAELIPVIEIDERSVGDGKPGKHFLKLMTAYQKMTHSQGTPVYK